The genomic window cttcttcaaccagaatcggttcggccagagagagagaagagataacccatacaaaacccaacatgcaattacctctagtccttctttggtcaccactcttcatcaatccgagcccttcatccttaccttgctctccaagatgaacttctggcccttgatgcttcatgatgatgatagcttcatctgctctaatctctgcctcttccatcatgTAGCCACtctagctacctcctgtggtggctgagcagaatcagagacaagccatccctccaaggatcttcttctctgaccgagatCTTCTTCAACCATTTTTAGTATGGAGAAGTCAAGATCTCATCACAAAATCTTACCACAAGTGAATGagaatcttagccacagcatacttttagttttctttttcttgccatcattgtgatggtcttgttacTTGCATCTTCATCTCTTCGGTGTCTAGCCATAGCCTCCATGCTTTCTCTGTAATGATATGACCGAAGGTAGAGGAGAGAGTagagagagaaaggagaaaaagCAAAGCTATGAGTAATGAGTGttattcataaataaattaattaagatcAACTCCCCATGCTTTTGTGTAGTAGCGTGTAAGCCACATTAAAACTATCAGAtcacttttctctttctctttcatatttccaATGCAAGTCATTTCAAgttttaattgaatttgaaatccaCCAAAACTTGAGGTGGGATCCGTTGGAAACTTAGAactttgcttttctttcattGTAGATTTCGGACCAAGTTTTGGTTTAGGTAGCAAAGATTTAATTGGGCTTGTAGCAACAATATTTCAAATTGGCCCATTTATAAAAACTCTTCAGCCAACAATCATATAACAAATTTGCATAAGGCTGAATTTTGATTTTGTTGGGCCtaggatcttttcttttcttttcggcccAATTAACTACAAATTGCTTCAGCCCCtcaatttatcatttttttatacCCAAGGCTGAATATATGAATTCATGTTGGGCTGATCAATTTATTTGGCCCAGCAGAAACCTGtatcaacaaaattattaattaaacaagTATGAATTAATATCAAgttaataattttgtaaataattatgttaataatgtttagtcatcacaaaaattaatttagagttttccaaactcatcaaattaacttaatttaatatatataaaaatatttttatatattattaactAAATTATTANNNNNNNNNNNNNNNNNNNNNNNNNaaacaaaaaaaatttattaatcacaatttattttttctttttataattatatgatatctattaatattatttttaaaataaatacttatagtatataataataggTAAAGACTCATATAACTATCTTTATATGAAGTTAATAGTTGAAAAATTTTAGATGATATTTAGTCAAACTTGTTAAATCATCTAACGGTTCTTAAATATTAACTTCACATGAAAATAACTGTATGTGAGTTTTCacctataataatataataatacaataaatataaactaattaataaagtattaaaatttaaaaatgataattatttttagaaaacgtttaggggccagcaactttttcaaattctggccagcatataaccagcaaagaaaagtgagccattggataaaatctcacacaattaaaatcatcattaataGCTATTTGATGattataaatcataaaaattaatggCTTCTAACActcttatttttataaaaacaaaataaaaatacttataataaaaaaaattaaattttatataattattttaattttagcaaCCACTCCCCTGTGCCAACATAGAACTTCCCCTAAAATAATTGTTAATTTTATCGTATACCTCTCATATGAAAAGGATATaatcttttttatatatataatatttagattaAGATCAGTTTGATTTTGATGCCATTTTCTCCCTCTGGTGGGTGTATAAATACATGAACTTCCCCCACTGGCAATCATCAAAACCATTCGAAGCCACTAGTACTTAATATTGAAAATCCTCACTCAAATAACTCTCCCTCCCACCATGAAACCATTTTATGCTCttcttactttcttcctcttgctTGTAGTAGCAAGTAAGAAGGTGAACTCAGCATCCGAAACTGAAACAGTTTCCTTCAACTTCAACTCTTTCGCCCAAGGTAACCCCGCAATAAATCTCCAAGGCGACGCCACCGTTCTTTCCGACGGCAATGTACAACTCACCAACGTCAAAAGTTCCTATAGCGCCGGGCGTGTCCTGTATGGCACGCCCGTGCGCCTTTGGGACAAAGCCACCGGCAATGTTGCCAGCTTCGTCACCTCGTTCTCTTTCCAGCTGACGGATCTGCAAGGTTATAATGCGGCCGACGGTATTATTTTCTTCGTTGCACCGGAAGATACGCAGATTCCGTCCGGCGGAGTTGGCGGCACCTTAGGGGTTGCAAGCTCTAACGGCGTCGGTCAATTTGTTGGTGTAGAATTTGATTCCTACTCCAACTCTGAGTTCAAGGATCCACCCTATCAACACGTTGGAATCGATGTAAACACTCTGGTTTCGTCCAAGACTGTGGAATGGAAAAGAGTGAGTGGGTCGGTGGTGAAAGTGACTGTGATCTATGACTCTCCATCAAAGACATTGAGTGTTGCTGTGATCAATGAGAGTGGCGATATTAATACCATCGCTGATGTTGTTGATTTGAAGGCGAAGCTTCCGGAAAAGGTCAAGTTCGGGTTTTCATCTGCTTCGTCGGTTGGCGGTCGTCAGATTCATCTCATCCGTTCATGGTCTTTCATTTCAACCTTGAAGACAACAACAAGCATCAGCAGCAATGGAACAATAATGGATATTGCAACCGCATGATTTGGTCTACGCTAACTAGTACTACTTTAAAATAAAGAAACAGACCATATGTGTGTATCAGTATCGACTGTGTCTGTGCGTGTACGGTTCCATATATATTTTCACTAATCAACTTGTGGTTGGACCGTTGATTATTTAAATAACAACTTTGTGAGAGAACTTGGTGCATTTAATTGTAGctaattagtaattttttttatttttttaaaagaacatgaatttaaactattataaaaaatacttaaaattaaataaaaatctaaaatttaaaaaatatttgctCGGTTAACTTACATTTTAACTTATCAAGAAACCAACCCAGGTCAACTTGCTTGGTTAAGTAAGTGTTGTAGATTTCAATTTtgctttgtgcatgcagcaaaCTTTAAATAGAGTTTCGAGCCACGAATTAATTTTTGACCTATTGAACTGTGGGATACCATGGACAACAAAAAAAACTTATCAAGCGAAGCGACACTTTTCTAATTTACCATATGTACATATCAGTCACATTTTGGACACGTAcaaatttgaataaaattgatttttttattataataacaataaattcaattttttttttagaaatttaattatatttttaaatttttaggaatttaaatatccacaaaacaaaaagttagggatatatttatctttttatcaaaaaatttaaaaatattctatTTAGATTGTATAATTCGATCCGATCAAATTGgttctaataattataatgcaaaCCATTGAATTTATTATTGTTACTATAATAAATCGATTTTgttctaatttattaaaaaataaattattaaccaatttaataaagatatctaataataaaataacacatataaatgtctttaaaaaaaatattttaaatgtgtTTATTAAAGTGGTCTCCATCTATTAATGCTTGTGCATCATAAAttctaactaattttttatttgtatagttcttaattttttattagtcATGACTCATGAGGACTAATCTTTTAAATAGGACCCAGCCATATGCCGAAGTTTTGAATGTTAAGACCTAGTTACTATAAATAaatgttaaaaacttaaaatacaTATTCTAAGCGACTACCTCTGATAAGTAGgataaaatctaaaaaaatatgcATACATAATTATTGAAGAATATTAGatcataaaatttattaatttttggtTATTAGTTAATcgttaatatttaaaagtatgggataaaatatatttttttgttgtttaCGATATTTTTCAATCTGAACTGATCATTCGACCAGTCCAAGTTAGTTATGggataaagtatttttttatcaaagataggagactcgaacccgcaacctcttaattgagtatagaaagactatgtcatttgagctatgatgatttcagtggctaagagaatggggagttgaatcttagcccccttttttttGGTTGCTAATACTTGCTGaactcagaggagacttttctgttttagctcgtctctggacacgagactttttcttttgtctcgtccctagccacgagacttttcgttttgtctcgtcacttagCACGAGACAtttttagtttttgctcctgtgcagtagaaaacagaaatggagtaggagagaagaaagattacacccagatatatcctggttcagctgctaagtgcagtgcagcctacatccagtctccatcacaacaatgatggaatttcactataatcaacttgattacaaactgtaaagtgctaacccaacttacaaggggattcccacagaatcatgaaacacaacatagatgaacaaaggaactctaaaaCATCtaaggctttttcttttaattttgcactctctgccttttttcgctctatggctttttcatacaaacctcactgtttgcctttttccatgagactcaagacatgacaaaattaaacagaaaaatactaaacagaatacattgaaggagaagaaaatctgtaagcttaggtagctctgagaatcctgtgccttgcactctcactgcttacttctaactccttgctccaaacagtggctgttctctctttttaaagaagagggaagcctccacacttgaagccaacaCCCAAACCAACTTCTTTCTCCTTCAacaaacagaaccggttcggccacatagagagagaagagataatcatgcaaaacccaacatacaattacctctagtcctttcttgatcatcacccttcatcaatccgaacTCTCCATCCTtgacttgctctccaagatgaatttctggcccttgatgcttcatgatgataatgacttcatctgcttcaatctctgcctcaaccatcacttcgccactctagctacttcctgtggtggttgagcagaatcaaagacaagccatgcttcaagaatctcccttgctggccgaatcttcatcgtccatttttgagcatgaagagctcaagattacttcaccaaatctaaccatatTTGGTGAAAATCTTAGctacagctcatttttattttagtatgttttcttgccatcattagcttgatggtcttgatgcatgcagcTTCATTTCGGTAGCTCCATATAGCTTCCATGGCTTCCTTTATTTTCTAGATATTGACcgaaaagaagaaagagatgagagagaataaaCAACTTAAAATAAAAGCAATTCAAATGTAATAAACCAATTAGTTGGTGaaagttgcttttacttccctagcTTAGAGTGGCGTGCAGCACTATGGCCATCAATCAATTCAGCTGCAactttctctctcatagttcccatgcatTAAATGACAATGTAATGAATTTTGGAATCCATCACATGGTGAAGTGCTTGGATCCGTTGAaagcaatttttgctttctttatcatGGATTTCGGATCATGCATGAGGAACTTCTCATTAAATGTGAAATTGGGCTTAGTTGCAACAACATTTAATTTCTGGCCCaataataacatttgctttcctgatgaaattTGGATCAAGCATTGAACATATAGGAAAGCTTTGCTTATAGTAACAAAATTTATTCTGGCCCAACTGATAAAACCTTTTCAGCCaacaatcacaaaacaagaaTTACATAGGGCTG from Arachis ipaensis cultivar K30076 chromosome B09, Araip1.1, whole genome shotgun sequence includes these protein-coding regions:
- the LOC107617872 gene encoding galactose-binding lectin-like translates to MKPFYALLTFFLLLVVASKKVNSASETETVSFNFNSFAQGNPAINLQGDATVLSDGNVQLTNVKSSYSAGRVLYGTPVRLWDKATGNVASFVTSFSFQLTDLQGYNAADGIIFFVAPEDTQIPSGGVGGTLGVASSNGVGQFVGVEFDSYSNSEFKDPPYQHVGIDVNTLVSSKTVEWKRVSGSVVKVTVIYDSPSKTLSVAVINESGDINTIADVVDLKAKLPEKVKFGFSSASSVGGRQIHLIRSWSFISTLKTTTSISSNGTIMDIATA